The DNA region TAAGCAAATCAAACCCAAAGATCAACAAATCAGCAATTTCAGAAATGATGACTGGTGAACTTATACAATCCAAAATCCAAATAATGGAAGAAACCTGCAGAATATAACTTATGAGGCTCAGCATGCATTCATTCAAACTAGTGTACGGAGCAGCATGAGCCTGGAACTTGTGAGGTGGCTAGTCTATTGAACAGGAACCTATCTTAAAAGGCAGCTGCTAACTTGTTATAAAAGTATACAACAAACACACAGTTGAATTTAAAGAACATACCTTATAGGCAACTATATGAGCAATTGGGAAACCCTGGTTACCATTCTGTGCAAGAAGCGAGAAGTCACCTATAAGATCTAAAATCTTGTGACGGCAAGGTTCATCTTCAAACCGCAGCGGTGGATTTAGCCAGCCACCAGACATGCTGTCAATTGCCAAAAGAAAGTAGTATACAGTTATTTGATATAATGAAAAACAGAAAATACTGAATTTGAAAGACGCAGCAATTTCATTCCTACTCATAAGTCGCGACGTCATCGATGTCCAAAGTTTGAaagaaaaaggggggggggggttgcaATGTATGGCACACCAACTTTGGATGGTCAACCACTAGCTGACTTGATATGAACTTTGGCTTTTGTAAAGCAGTACATATTCATATTTAATTAATCAATACAAAAGGATGAGATTCACTGTGATGCTACCGCGGGGAGTATATATAAAAAAGCTTCTACGAAAATAAAATTGTTTGAAGCTTGGTCTACATGTCCATACTAAACTAGTTCATACAAAGGTAAATATGAAACAAAGCACCTCtcagttttataaattctctaAGAGCAAAAAGATCATCTGTTCTAGCCATTTTTAACATATGGTATTTGAGAAATGAAGCAAAAAAAGGTTAATGTTATAGTTGCATTAGAGATGTCAAAATACGCCCAAATCGTGTCACTCTGTATTGGCAACATAGCAATAGAATATAAATTTGTTTATGAACCTATATCAACAAGGAGCCCACCAATATGCAGTTTTGCATGAAGTTAAATAGACAAGTAACATTTTCCAGAATATTAATTCTTCACCTGCAAACCATAGCATTTTCTAGTGACCCTCCTTTGATGAGCCCAGAACCACGCATTTTTTCGATCTGCAAAATTCAAAAATGCAGTGAGCCAAAACATGTTCACCAATAAAGAACCCCATAAGAAATTATCTCTGTAACACCCAAACAATAAAAGGAGAAAATGTAAAGCCAAGTGCCACAAGGCCAGCAAATTTGCAAGAAAGATATAGTTTTCAGCAACAttccaagaaaaaaaaaagaaaaaaaaacacagAACTAAAACCAGCAAACTTGTGAGGATGACCAAGTACACTAGAAGATGAAAACCATGTATGATGTATCACAAGATCATGACAAAGTACATTAGCATGAAACCATGCACTAGGCAAGTAACTTAGTCACACAGTATTAAAAGAGGTCCTATCAAGTAATTCATATATGTAAATGCAGATCCAATACATGTTAATAGCACGTAATCGACACAAGTGAAGAAAAACATATACTAGATGTATGAGACCTCTTCAAATATACAGAAAGTTCTTGCCGGAGCAATCTCGCTTGAGTATATATTAGCATCCAGGTATGTAAAAAACCATTGACACCCAATTGCTGGCACCTGCAATACAATGCACAGTTTGATCACGGTACAAACATGTTTCAAATATTTTCACCATTTTTATAGTCCAAAAGTAGTAAGATAGGAAATATGACAGGCATCTGCCAGAACCAATGCACAAGTATTTTACTAATGCAGACAAGTGAGGATACCCTTACCTCTTCCTGTTTCTAAAAAGAACATTTGATGATCATTCAGATAAGTGGTAATAACATTAACTAGAACAAAGCTAAGCCACAAAAGTTCCCAACATGAAACAAAATAAGGCCCCCAAAGGTCAAATTTGGGTAACACTGATCCATCTTAAAGTTTATAGTGACCGAAGACCTCAGCCCCCTTGCGTTATTCCATATACTGGTACACTGTTACTGATAATTTTATAACCTGTGCATCATTGATTCATATGAAACGAACCAGTTGCATATCCAGAACGAACTAGTTTTCCTGATTACCCAAGGAAGAGATGAATATACCTTTGGGAAATCAATTCCATAGCTGATGCGGATTCGTGAGCTAGGGAATGCAGCTACGAAGCAATCATCTCTCTGCAAGTAAACAGGTTCATGAATTTGGGGGGCCAGTTTCTCCAAGTTTTGGCCACTTGTATCCTCTGCCGCACACAAACCTGCACTTCGTATTGCCTCTACCCACTCTTGTGCTGATCCATCAAGCAAAGGAATCTGTCATTGCTTAAACAGTTTCACATAAATCGAGAAGACAACAAGTTGCAACAATCTTAGTTTCCTAGGAATCAAACATGGACAACTCACACCTATGCAAATGCAACTATAAGTACCAGTAACAAATTGCCAGTTGGGAGCTAGAACGAAGTGGCAACAGATCAAACGTCGACGCACCTCGTCGCCACCGCTGACCTCGACGCGGCAATTGTCGACGCCGAGCGCCTCCATCGCGGAGAGAAGGTGCTCCACCGTGCGGACCCGCGGGCCCCCGCCTTCGCCCCGCCGAAGCGTCGTGCAGAGCTGCGACCGTGGCTCGGCGTtccccacctccgccgccaccctcGCCTCCTCGCCGTCCACGAGGAAATACCTACCCTCGCCGGCGTGCGTCGGGATTAGCGTGGATGTGACGCGCGCGCCCGAGTGGAGGCCCACGCCAGACCTGCTCACGGTCGCCGCCAGCGTTTGCTGCGGCCGTCCCGTCTGGCCGAAGGGGTTAGTCTGTAGAGATGGGTTTCAGATAAAGATTCTCAAACACTAAGGTGTCGCTGACTTTACTCACCGGCTTCCAGGAGAAGGCAGCGCGGGAGACGGACTTGAGggctcgggcggcggaggaggacaTGGCGACGGCGGGGCAGCGAGCAGCAGCGGAGGCACTGCTCAGCTCGGTCTAGCTCGTTAACGAGCTGGCTCGGCTCGTTAACAAAACGAGCTAAAACctcagctcggctcggctcCTTTCGTAGAACCAAAGGGGACAAGAAGCTTTTGAATGCTGAACGCGAACGCAGGCAACGCAGGATCAAACCATCAGAAGAAAGGCATTTCGTTGAACTTTTGTAAGTAAATCTAGCACCCGAAAGCTCATTTGTTCTGCTGCAGATAGCAGTATCGACCGCAAATTCAAAAGACCCCGGAAGACTTCCCTTGTTCCAACTCAATCAATCAAGCACCATCTGCCAAAGGTAAAACCATGATGAGGCCTACAAATCTGGAGTCAAATCGCCGGCAAGGCAGCACGGAAAGGGAAAGGCAGATATTGAATGAGGATGAGGTCAGTTGATTTGCTGGTTCTGGAGGGGACGGCGTGAGAGCCGAGGAGGGGAAGGACACGTCCGGTACCTCTGGGCCATCGCCATCGATTGACGGCGCGAGCTCGAGCGGAACAGCAGAGGCGCGCTTCTCTCCCCTTCTCCGGCTGCTGCTACTGTGGGCTGTGACTTGTGAGCTGAATCGGACGGGCGCGCCGCGGGAGACGACCTAGACGGAAATGGGGGAGTTGGGGATGGagtggagcggcggcgcagcgTGCGGCTTGGCCTCTCCTGGAGGCTCTGGCGGCGCGAGACGAGATGAAGTACACGGGCTGATTACAAGGGTTGACGGCTTGTTAGGCTTTGACGGCCTGGGCTGCTTCGCTGCATTACAAGTCCTATGGATGAGCCTATTACATAGTTTGAGAATGTAGAAAAGTGGAAATCATTGAGATGTAACGAGGCAGATTAAATTCACAAAAACAAGGCCAAGCCCAAGAGAGCTTTCATGAAACAAACAATACCATACCTCCCAGAGATTAAATGGAACAGCATAGTCATTATATAGTTGAGTGATACCCTTGAGATTCAATGAAACCTCTTTTGCCTTAGCAGCTTTAGCAGTCTCTGTATCAGCAAGAATGCTGTAACGAGGGAATGGATGGCTTGATGATTTGAGAAGCACTTCAGTTCTCACTCTCCTCCTTTTGTTCAGCTGGATGGTGCCGCCTTGGTTCTTGGTTTCATCTCCAgtctccatctggaagttcagGAGATCCTTATGTAACTCTCCTGCTACATTGCTAACTGCCAGGTTGACTTGTCAAGTATCTCAGCTTTTCTAGCATAAGCTCTAGCTCTTGCAGGC from Panicum hallii strain FIL2 chromosome 9, PHallii_v3.1, whole genome shotgun sequence includes:
- the LOC112874804 gene encoding probable UDP-3-O-acyl-N-acetylglucosamine deacetylase 2, mitochondrial isoform X1, whose amino-acid sequence is MSSSAARALKSVSRAAFSWKPTNPFGQTGRPQQTLAATVSRSGVGLHSGARVTSTLIPTHAGEGRYFLVDGEEARVAAEVGNAEPRSQLCTTLRRGEGGGPRVRTVEHLLSAMEALGVDNCRVEVSGGDEVRRRLICCHFVLAPNWQFVTAQEWVEAIRSAGLCAAEDTSGQNLEKLAPQIHEPVYLQRDDCFVAAFPSSRIRISYGIDFPKVPAIGCQWFFTYLDANIYSSEIAPARTFCIFEEIEKMRGSGLIKGGSLENAMVCSMSGGWLNPPLRFEDEPCRHKILDLIGDFSLLAQNGNQGFPIAHIVAYKAGHALHTNFLSHLSGKITMDQEELAGQC
- the LOC112874804 gene encoding probable UDP-3-O-acyl-N-acetylglucosamine deacetylase 2, mitochondrial isoform X2 is translated as MSSSAARALKSVSRAAFSWKPTGRPQQTLAATVSRSGVGLHSGARVTSTLIPTHAGEGRYFLVDGEEARVAAEVGNAEPRSQLCTTLRRGEGGGPRVRTVEHLLSAMEALGVDNCRVEVSGGDEVRRRLICCHFVLAPNWQFVTAQEWVEAIRSAGLCAAEDTSGQNLEKLAPQIHEPVYLQRDDCFVAAFPSSRIRISYGIDFPKVPAIGCQWFFTYLDANIYSSEIAPARTFCIFEEIEKMRGSGLIKGGSLENAMVCSMSGGWLNPPLRFEDEPCRHKILDLIGDFSLLAQNGNQGFPIAHIVAYKAGHALHTNFLSHLSGKITMDQEELAGQC
- the LOC112874804 gene encoding probable UDP-3-O-acyl-N-acetylglucosamine deacetylase 2, mitochondrial isoform X3, with protein sequence MSSSAARALKSVSRAAFSWKPTNPFGQTGRPQQTLAATVSRSGVGLHSGARVTSTLIPTHAGEGRYFLVDGEEARVAAEVGNAEPRSQLCTTLRRGEGGGPRVRTVEHLLSAMEALGVDNCRVEVSGGDEIPLLDGSAQEWVEAIRSAGLCAAEDTSGQNLEKLAPQIHEPVYLQRDDCFVAAFPSSRIRISYGIDFPKVPAIGCQWFFTYLDANIYSSEIAPARTFCIFEEIEKMRGSGLIKGGSLENAMVCSMSGGWLNPPLRFEDEPCRHKILDLIGDFSLLAQNGNQGFPIAHIVAYKAGHALHTNFLSHLSGKITMDQEELAGQC
- the LOC112874804 gene encoding probable UDP-3-O-acyl-N-acetylglucosamine deacetylase 2, mitochondrial isoform X4: MSSSAARALKSVSRAAFSWKPTGRPQQTLAATVSRSGVGLHSGARVTSTLIPTHAGEGRYFLVDGEEARVAAEVGNAEPRSQLCTTLRRGEGGGPRVRTVEHLLSAMEALGVDNCRVEVSGGDEIPLLDGSAQEWVEAIRSAGLCAAEDTSGQNLEKLAPQIHEPVYLQRDDCFVAAFPSSRIRISYGIDFPKVPAIGCQWFFTYLDANIYSSEIAPARTFCIFEEIEKMRGSGLIKGGSLENAMVCSMSGGWLNPPLRFEDEPCRHKILDLIGDFSLLAQNGNQGFPIAHIVAYKAGHALHTNFLSHLSGKITMDQEELAGQC